The Triticum aestivum cultivar Chinese Spring unplaced genomic scaffold, IWGSC CS RefSeq v2.1 scaffold50782, whole genome shotgun sequence nucleotide sequence CAACACCATTACTGCTGCAAACTCGATAGGGATGGCTCGCGGTGCAGCTACTCAACTCGTGCTGGTCGCCATGGTGGCCGCTATGCTCCTCATAGCCACCGATGCGGCCATCTCCTGCGGTCAGGTCAGCCCGGCCTTGAGCCCGTGCATCTCCTATGCCCGTGGCAACGGCGCTAACCCGCCTGCGGCCTGCTCCAGTGGCGTCAGGAGTCTGGCCGGCGCAGCCCGGAGCACCGCTGACAAGCAAGCAGCGTGCAAGTGCATCAAGAGCGCTGCCGGTGGGCTCAACGCTTGCAAGGCCGCCGGCATCCCCTCCAAGTGCGGCGTCAGCGTCCCTTATGCCATCAGCGCCACCGTCGACTGCTCTAAGATTCGTTGATCAACCACTGTCCACTGCCCACCATGGCTGCCGCCTATAGCGCCATCCATCGCCGCTGAGTATGCTGAGGTCACGAATACATATGAATAAAGGCTCCGATCTGATCTTCATGTGAGGGAGAAAGGCGTGCGTACGCTGAGCTAGCTCTGCATGGCCAGGCACTATTGTACTACTACTATGGTTGTTTTTACTTTCACTCCCTTTGTGTAGAACCGAGATTTTATTGTATGTTTTACCATGTACACTTCCAGTATATTGTTTATACTTATAATCATTTCTCCTGATATTTTATTCCACATAACAACCGTGAGATACGACAGAAATAAAGTGAATGCAGAGGATCTCTTACGGGTTTAAATT carries:
- the LOC123178136 gene encoding non-specific lipid-transfer protein 4.3-like, yielding MARGAATQLVLVAMVAAMLLIATDAAISCGQVSPALSPCISYARGNGANPPAACSSGVRSLAGAARSTADKQAACKCIKSAAGGLNACKAAGIPSKCGVSVPYAISATVDCSKIR